ACCGCGCCAACGGTCGCTACGTAGGCCAAATCCCTGTTCTTCCCGTCCATCTCCCTGGCCAGAAAGTAGGCGACGCCGGAACCGCTCAAATCGCGGACGCTGTTGGCCCCGAAGGGAACCGGGTTGATGAGAACCTTGGATTCACTCGAGAAGTCTCCCTCCGGCGGGTGGTGGTCGGCCACGACGACCGTCCCGTCGAGCTTCTTCTCAATCAGCTCTATAGAACCGCTTCCGAGGTCGCTGAAGACGTATATCTCCCTGTTCTCCCGCGCGAGCTCGTCGATGAGTTCTTCGCTGACCTGCTTGACGATGCTGAGCTGAAACCTTCCGCCTTCCCTCGCTATCGCTTTGGCCAGAATAGCGCCGGCGGTAATCCCGTCCGCGTCGCGGTGCGAGATTAGCCTTATGGTGTGACCTAACTCGATGTGCATCTTAATAAGCTCGGCTCCCTCGCGAACCCTCTCCAGAAAGGCTTCCCTGTCCACGGGGCATCACCAAGGAAGAAGAAGGAGAGGGTCAGCGAACGAGGAGCTTTGCCTGCTCCGGGTCGTAGCGCCACTTCGCCGGAAGCTTTCCGGTTCTCCTGTAGTACTTGACGAGGCGCCTAATCTTGCTCTCGGTGAGCTGGAGACCGCGCCTTGAGTGCTTGTCCTTGGGGTGCTGTTCAAGGTGCTTCCTGAGGTTGACGGCCTTCCTGATGAGGGCCATGAGGTCCTCAGGGTACTCGGGCGCGAGGCCGTTCTCCTCAAGAATCTTGGTTATCTTCTTGCCTGTGACGAGCTTAACGCTCGGTATGCCGTACTGGTCACGGAGAATCGTTCCTATCATGGCGGTGCTGTAGCCCTCTTTCCTGAGCTTAACGACGAGAGCCTCAACCTCCTCGGCGGTGTACTCCACCCAGGTCGGCGGAGCGGTCCTTGGAGGCTTCTTTGAGCCTGACTTACCCCTCTTTCTCGCGTGCATCCTTGCCATACAACCACCTCCCGGTGACGGCCAGCTCCCGCCAGCCGCCCCTTCGCGTTGGGAATTGAGAATGGATTTAAAAACCTTTGCCCGGAACTGCCCCTCCCGGAGCGGGGAAAAATTGAAAACACTAAAAAACCCAAATCCTCGCTTCTCTGTACTCCCTGAAGGGCATCGTCAGGAGGAGTGGCTTTATCTTCTCGAACGTTTCCGTCGGAACGTAGAACTTCACCGAGCCGTTGGGGGCTTTAAGCTCGACCGGGGTCTGACCGTTGGCCTCGTTGCCGAGGAAGCCCTTTCCGCGCTTTATGGAGGTCTCCTCAACCCTCGCCACGAAGCTCCTCTCGCTCTCCCTCGCGTAGTCATCGGCGCGCTCTATGAAGTCCGGCGGAAGTTCAAGGGAGGAGAGGTACCTCTCAACGGCCTCTTGGTACTCCTGACCCGCCTGGAAGGCGACGTACATGGATAGGCTTGCCCCTCCGTACATGAGTCCCCTGTTCAGGGCGTCGCCCCACGTTCCCTCCTTCATTCTGATGTAGTAGACCTTATCTCCCACAACGGCCCATATTCCAAACTTGGGTCTTCCCCTCGCTATCTCCTGAACTGGAACTATCAGCTGTGGCTCCATCGGTCTTCACCCTTCGCCTCTGTTTGAACGACGTAAAAAAAAGAAAGGACCGCGTCAGTCAACGTCGTAGGCGTAGCCCCTGACGGAGAAGCTGTAAACCCTGCAGCCGAAGTCATTGCAGGCCTTAACAGTCACGTGGTAGGTCGTCTCGTGCCTTCTGGCTTCGAGCTCGCTCTCGTCCGCGTACTGGACTGCCTTCTCGGTGACGTAGTCAAAGGTGGCATCGATGAGCTTCTCCTTGACCCAGTCGAGCAGGCCCTCCTTGAAGGCCTCCTTCGAGAACTTCTTGGAGTCGCGCGCGTCAATGCCCTCCTCCGCCGGCGCGTCCTCGTCCTCGGGAATAAAGGCCTCGACACCGCCAACGATTGTCTTTACCCCCTTGGCCGTTGCGACCATGCCGTAGACTATCTTCGAGCCTATGCTCCTCGCCTCGACCATCTTCGCCGTCAGGACGCCGATGTCCTTCCCGGTCTTCATGACCTCAACGCTGTCCTCGTACTTCGTGTAAACGGTTCCAACGTCGCCTTCACCCGGAACGGTGTAGCGGTGGGGCACTATCCTCGCGTAGAAGAACCTCAGGCTTCTCGTGGTTCCGAAGTTGATTGTCCTCTTCTCCTGTCCGTTGACGAGGGCCCCGGGGACGGTTATCGTCACGTTCTTGCAGAACCGGCACTCGAACCGTAGCTTTCCGACGTCGAGGTTCTCGTCCCACGTCGCGTTGAGGAGCCTCACCACTGGGTCTGTCCGGTACTTCGCCTCGATGTTGAAGGTGTAGAAATATCTCTTCCAGTCGCCGTAGTTCAGCTCAACGTTAAAGGATACAAAGGAGAACCCAATCTCGGTCAGGTTCGTGAAGGTTATCGTGTACGTGCCGTTGGCTCCCTCAACGCGGTCATCGTCGTTGCCGTAAATGCTTATGTAGCTGAGATTGTACCGCTCTTCCCGCCCTTCCGGGTAGATGACTGTAACCGGGGGAGCTTCAATCCGGAACTCCGCTGTGTCGCCGTCAAGGACCACCGTTATGAACCCGTCGGGCTCTATCTCTCTTCCGTTCAGCAAAAACTTCACATCGTGCTCTACCTTTGGCTTCGGCGGTTCCGTTAGCTTGTCCTCGACCTCCCCGTACTTCGGCACCTCTATCGCCGGCGGGGCCTTCGGGTGGGACAGCGGGTCGGTCGGGTCCGTTCCTTCCTTCCATTCCACGAAGTCCGAGAATCCGTCGCCATCGGTGTCTGGTTTCGTTGGGTCCGTTCTTATCGAAATCTCCTCGAAGTCCGTCAATCCATCGTCGTCGGTGTCCGGCTTCCTCATGTCGGTGTGCCACCACGTAACTTCGGCGTTATCGCTTATCCCGTCCCCGTCGCAGTCCTGGAAGTAGGCGCAGGAGTCCCCTTCGATTATTCCGTCGGAGTCAAGGTCCTGCGCGCTCGATGAACCTGTGGAAGATTTGTAAACCTCGGTAACTCCCTCCGGGACTACTGGAACAACGTCAACCGAGTCCAGAAGTCCATCACCGTCAGTGTCCGGGTTTGCAGGGTTTAGATGAGTAATACGCATCTCCGTGATGTTTGCGAAGAAATAGGCGTATTCAAAGTTCACCTCCTCGCCGTCGCTCAAACCATCACCGTCGGTGTCTGGGGAGAGCGGGTTCGTTGCCGGCGGGATAAAGCAGACCTGGCCTTGGTACTCAAAGTAGGAATCGTCTACGATGGGTTCAGGATAGGCTGAGAGCAGGTAGTCGTAGTTCTGGGCGCAGACCATGCTCCACGTCAGGCTGTAATCGAGTGTCCAGTTGTAGTAATATGCGAGTGTATCGGTTATAACGACCCAGTCAGGAGTTGCGTTGTGGTAGGCGTAATACGCGAGCTCCGGGAGGATCTCCTTGAGGTCGCTCAGTCCATCGCCGTCGGTATCACCTGCCAGCGGATTCGTGCCGAGCCTGACCTCCCAGCCGTCGTAGAGGCCGTCATCGTCGGAGTCTATCTCCACCGGGTTCGTCCCGGCTTCCAGCTCGTCCCTGTCGTTCAGCCCGTCCCCGTCACAGTCCGGGCTCGTGAAGCAGATGTAGAACTTCTGACCGTTGAGGAGGGGGCTCGGGTGAGAATCGCCGTCCATTTCATACGCCGAATACGGGTCGACCGTTGGGTGATACGAGCCATCGTAGGGCAGAATCTCGTTGCCGTCAACTATTCCGTCGCCGTCCCAGTCGGAATTCAGGTAGAACGGCCTCTCCCATGCCTCCTTCCAGGCCGTCGTCATCTTGACCTCGAAGTAGTCGTCTATCCCGTCGCCGTCAGTGTCCCAGGAAGTTGGGTCCGACGGGGGCAACTTGACTCCGAAATCGCCGTAGACCTCGAACTTGTCGCTCAGGTGGTCACCGTCGGTGTCCGGGCTCCTCGGGTTCGTGCCGTAGAAGGCCTCGATGGCATCGCCCAGGCCATCGAAATCGGTGTCGCTCAGAAAAGGACTGCTCCCGAACTTAAGCTCGAAGCCGTCTGAGAGACCGTCGCCGTCGCTGTCGGGGTTGGCCGGGTTGAGGTGGTAAACCATACCGTAGTGGGTCTCGTTGTAGGCCAGCTCAAATGCGTCGCTCAGGCCGTCCCCGTCGGTGTCGAGGTAGGCCGAAGAATCGGCGACTGCTGGCACTGGCCGGGCCAGTGAAGCCAGTAGGAGGAAGATGAGAAGGAGCGTCTTCTTCATTTTCCTTCCTCCGTCCAGACGATTTTGCAGGAGTCCCCTGCGAGGAAAGTGATGTAGTCCCTCTCGACGGCCTTCTCCTGTCCGTCTTTGACGAGAACGGCGCTGTAGTGGTAGGAGCACGCCACGAGGTTCGTGCTGATGACGGAGCAGTTGGGCTCGCTTACGCTCAGCTCCCTGAAGTCAACCGCCCGGTAGAGGGCCTCGTGAAGCTCGACGAGGGACCCTTCGTCCACGACGCTCAGGTCGAAGAAACTGCTGACGTTCTTCTCGTCCTTAACCGCCGAGTAGTAGGCCTTTATCAACCCGGGTGCCTTCGAGAGGCAGTCGAAGGTCGAGTCCGGAACGAGGGAGGCGTTCACCGCGAGGGTTCTGTTGAAGACCTCCGCCGTCACGACCCCGCTGGGCTTTTCCTCGACTCCAGCCGGCGTTTCCCCGGTCTGCGTCTGTTCGCCGGTTC
The Thermococcus sp. 21S9 DNA segment above includes these coding regions:
- a CDS encoding calcium-binding protein, with the translated sequence MKKTLLLIFLLLASLARPVPAVADSSAYLDTDGDGLSDAFELAYNETHYGMVYHLNPANPDSDGDGLSDGFELKFGSSPFLSDTDFDGLGDAIEAFYGTNPRSPDTDGDHLSDKFEVYGDFGVKLPPSDPTSWDTDGDGIDDYFEVKMTTAWKEAWERPFYLNSDWDGDGIVDGNEILPYDGSYHPTVDPYSAYEMDGDSHPSPLLNGQKFYICFTSPDCDGDGLNDRDELEAGTNPVEIDSDDDGLYDGWEVRLGTNPLAGDTDGDGLSDLKEILPELAYYAYHNATPDWVVITDTLAYYYNWTLDYSLTWSMVCAQNYDYLLSAYPEPIVDDSYFEYQGQVCFIPPATNPLSPDTDGDGLSDGEEVNFEYAYFFANITEMRITHLNPANPDTDGDGLLDSVDVVPVVPEGVTEVYKSSTGSSSAQDLDSDGIIEGDSCAYFQDCDGDGISDNAEVTWWHTDMRKPDTDDDGLTDFEEISIRTDPTKPDTDGDGFSDFVEWKEGTDPTDPLSHPKAPPAIEVPKYGEVEDKLTEPPKPKVEHDVKFLLNGREIEPDGFITVVLDGDTAEFRIEAPPVTVIYPEGREERYNLSYISIYGNDDDRVEGANGTYTITFTNLTEIGFSFVSFNVELNYGDWKRYFYTFNIEAKYRTDPVVRLLNATWDENLDVGKLRFECRFCKNVTITVPGALVNGQEKRTINFGTTRSLRFFYARIVPHRYTVPGEGDVGTVYTKYEDSVEVMKTGKDIGVLTAKMVEARSIGSKIVYGMVATAKGVKTIVGGVEAFIPEDEDAPAEEGIDARDSKKFSKEAFKEGLLDWVKEKLIDATFDYVTEKAVQYADESELEARRHETTYHVTVKACNDFGCRVYSFSVRGYAYDVD
- a CDS encoding 30S ribosomal protein S15, with the protein product MARMHARKRGKSGSKKPPRTAPPTWVEYTAEEVEALVVKLRKEGYSTAMIGTILRDQYGIPSVKLVTGKKITKILEENGLAPEYPEDLMALIRKAVNLRKHLEQHPKDKHSRRGLQLTESKIRRLVKYYRRTGKLPAKWRYDPEQAKLLVR